The following coding sequences lie in one Arachis ipaensis cultivar K30076 chromosome B03, Araip1.1, whole genome shotgun sequence genomic window:
- the LOC107634377 gene encoding ras-related protein Rab5-like isoform X3, with protein sequence MGAGKTSLVLRFVKGQFSEYQESTIGAAFFTQVLSLNEATVKFDIWDTAGQERYHSLAPMYYRGAAASIVVYDITSMESFARAKKWVQQVQRHANPSLIMFLVANKADLGAERKVANEEGEEYAKENGLSFLETSAKTAQNVNELFYEIAKRLAKANPSRQTGIKLHSIPQETRRRSLFCCV encoded by the exons ATGGGAGCAGGGAAGACAAGTTTGGTTCTTAGATTTGTGAAAGGCCAATTTTCTGAGTACCAG GAATCAACAATTGGGGCAGCGTTCTTCACTCAGGTTTTGTCTTTGAACGAAGCCACTGTCAAATTTGACATATGGGACACAGCAGGGCAGGAACGTTACCATAGTTTGGCCCCTATGTACTATCGTGGTGCTGCTGCTTCCATTGTTGTCTATGACATTACAAGCATG GAATCTTTTGCGCGAGCAAAGAAGTGGGTTCAACAAGTGCAACGACATG CAAATCCGAGTTTGATAATGTTTTTGGTGGCTAACAAGGCTGATTTGGGAGCGGAGAGAAAGGTTGCAAATGAG GAGGGTGAAGAATATGCGAAAGAAAATGGATTGTCTTTTCTTGAAACTTCAGCAAAAACTGCACAGAATGTGAACGAGCTCTTCTATGAAATAG CAAAAAGATTGGCAAAAGCAAACCCTTCACGCCAAACCGGAATCAAGCTGCATAGCATACCTCAAGAAACCAGAAGAAGAAGCTTGTTTTGCTGTGTTTAG
- the LOC107634377 gene encoding ras-related protein Rab5-like isoform X1, protein MSSSKPWQGLETSVYKPNWWVLLGDMGAGKTSLVLRFVKGQFSEYQESTIGAAFFTQVLSLNEATVKFDIWDTAGQERYHSLAPMYYRGAAASIVVYDITSMESFARAKKWVQQVQRHANPSLIMFLVANKADLGAERKVANEEGEEYAKENGLSFLETSAKTAQNVNELFYEIAKRLAKANPSRQTGIKLHSIPQETRRRSLFCCV, encoded by the exons ATGTCAAG CTCTAAGCCATGGCAAGGACTGGAAACAAGCGTTTACAAGCCAAACTGGTGG GTACTTCTTGGGGACATGGGAGCAGGGAAGACAAGTTTGGTTCTTAGATTTGTGAAAGGCCAATTTTCTGAGTACCAG GAATCAACAATTGGGGCAGCGTTCTTCACTCAGGTTTTGTCTTTGAACGAAGCCACTGTCAAATTTGACATATGGGACACAGCAGGGCAGGAACGTTACCATAGTTTGGCCCCTATGTACTATCGTGGTGCTGCTGCTTCCATTGTTGTCTATGACATTACAAGCATG GAATCTTTTGCGCGAGCAAAGAAGTGGGTTCAACAAGTGCAACGACATG CAAATCCGAGTTTGATAATGTTTTTGGTGGCTAACAAGGCTGATTTGGGAGCGGAGAGAAAGGTTGCAAATGAG GAGGGTGAAGAATATGCGAAAGAAAATGGATTGTCTTTTCTTGAAACTTCAGCAAAAACTGCACAGAATGTGAACGAGCTCTTCTATGAAATAG CAAAAAGATTGGCAAAAGCAAACCCTTCACGCCAAACCGGAATCAAGCTGCATAGCATACCTCAAGAAACCAGAAGAAGAAGCTTGTTTTGCTGTGTTTAG
- the LOC107630298 gene encoding uncharacterized protein LOC107630298 — protein MLDGLLGRGFAAKCKSLIKLTKSRIDVIRRKRRATEKFLKKDMADLLTNGLDINAYGRAEGLLVELTLSSCYDFVEQSCEFVLKHLSVMHKLSGCPEECRDAVASLMFAAARFSDLPELRDLRQMFQERYGNSIECYVNQEFAANLNFKSSTLEKKVYLMQRIASEFSIKWDSKDFEQRMSKSSTFAQGHDTRTSNPLTDNNIPSHAKCATTTGVKHDTLFDKSPDHPNKGYRFQNGKEAVVLNRDDGGLQFRSTHPANGFKPLNAVEVIQKRDIHDNPLTGRHNNNWKENSMLKPNQHSSQKKTVEQFEGRSMLQDNSFATRQDTTKRSDSGGYRKEGSMPKSIGHSLQEKTERQFQDASKLHDSCGDTTHLRENHDSTTARKSPSRLGMRFKSNADEPFAANDVTMPDTDNLYRKVQKDETPKQKPYYSNVIPPPYVKPKSKQQNSIFGVNMSSNIDSDGTSIYLSAHDKPDTASTSERIQIGWEDDDPDQHWQANRHKRPSKQSHEKGYYVCEDANEASVLKPKSTRRKHLRSRSSHTDAKNEDTGPRRKSRSRSRRRGESRHGLQTLLDDERYQNAEEERLIDKLLIHYSKKPSIIVPEKLRRNSKNSHPPEMDHTTREFLQNERQDGSDKSQEMATYPPRSVSLPREQTRAVEIKKVYTRAATFQPDRSEGTRHVHPKLPDYDDLAARFAALRGR, from the exons ATGTTGGACGGTCTACTTGGCAGAGGCTTTGCCGCTAAATG CAAATCGCTGATCAAACTCACCAAGAGTCGAATCGATGTGATACGAAGGAAGAGAAGAGCGACCGAGAAGTTTCTGAAGAAAGATATGGCTGATCTGCTCACGAACGGTCTCGATATCAATGCCTATGGAAGA GCTGAGGGACTGTTGGTTGAGCTAACACTGTCATCTTGTTATGATTTTGTTGAGCAATCCTGCGAGTTTGTATTGAAGCACCTCTCAGTCATGCACAAACTGAG TGGGTGCCCTGAGGAATGTAGGGATGCGGTAGCATCTCTGATGTTTGCTGCTGCGAGATTTTCTGATTTACCAGAGTTACGGGACCTTAGGCAAATGTTTCAGGAGAGATATGGGAATTCCATAGAATGTTATGTCAATCAGGAG TTTGCTGCAAATTTGAATTTTAAGTCTTCAACATTGGAGAAGAAGGTCTACTTGATGCAACGGATTGCATCTGAGTTTTCAATAAAGTGGGACTCCAAGGATTTTGAGCAGAGGATGTCAAAGTCTTCTACTTTTGCACAG GGTCATGATACTCGTACGTCTAACCCTTTGACTGATAACAATATACCGTCACATGCCAAGTGTGCTACCACAACAGGAGTCAAGCATGATACTCTGTTCGACAAAAGTCCTGACCATCCAAACAAGGGGTACAGATTTCAGAATGGTAAGGAAGCTGTTGTCCTCAACAGAGATGATGGTGGTCTTCAGTTCAGATCCACACACCCTGCAAATGGATTCAAGCCACTAAATGCTGTTGAAGTAATTCAAAAAAGGGACATCCATGATAATCCATTAACAGGAAGGCATAATAATAATTGGAAGGAGAATAGTATGCTAAAACCAAATCAGCATTCATCACAGAAGAAAACAGTAGAACAATTTGAAGGTCGTTCCATGCTGCAAGACAATTCATTCGCCACAAGACAGGATACTACTAAGAGAAGTGATAGTGGAGGTTATCGGAAGGAGGGTAGCATGCCAAAATCTATTGGGCATTCATTACAAGAGAAAACAGAGAGACAATTTCAAGATGCTTCTAAGCTGCATGACAGTTGTGGGGATACCACCCATCTTAGAGAAAACCATGACTCTACAACTGCTAGAAAATCACCTAGTCGTCTAGGAATGCGATTTAAGAGTAATGCGGATGAGCCATTTGCTGCTAATGATGTTACCATGCCTGATACTGATAACTTGTACAGAAAAGTTCAAAAGGATGAAACTCCTAAGCAGAAGCCCTACTACAGTAATGTCATTCCACCACCATATGTCAAACCTAAATCCAAACAGCAGAACAGCATATTTGGAGTAAATATGTCTTCAAATATTGACAGTGATGGCACCTCTATATATCTTTCAGCGCATGATAAGCCTGACACTGCCTCTACATCAGAGAGGATTCAAATAGGTTGGGAGGATGATGATCCTGACCAGCATTGGCAGGCGAATAGGCACAAGAGACCAAGTAAACAGAGTCATGAAAAAGGGTATTATGTTTGTGAAGATGCTAATGAAGCCTCTGTGTTGAAACCAAAATCCACGAGGCGGAAGCACTTAAGATCTCGATCTAGTCACACTGATGCTAAAAATGAAGATACTGGACCAAGGAGAAAATCGAGGAGCAGAAGCAGGAGACGAGGTGAATCAAGGCATGGCCTGCAAACTTTGTTGGATGATGAGCGATATCAAAATGCTGAAGAGGAAAGGTTAATAGACAAATTATTGATCCATTATAGCAAAAAACCATCGATCATTGTACCTGAGAAACTAAGAAGAAATTCTAAAAACAGTCATCCGCCCGAAATGGATCACACAACCAGGGAATTCCTACAGAATGAAAGGCAGGATGGATCTGATAAGTCACAAGAGATGGCTACTTATCCTCCACGATCAGTTTCCCTTCCTCGCGAACAAACTAGAGCGGTGGAAATTAAGAAAGTATATACTCGAGCTGCTACATTTCAGCCAGATAGATCTGAAGGAACTCGGCATGTACATCCCAAGTTACCGGACTATGATGATTTAGCAGCTAGGTTTGCAGCCTTGAgaggaagatga
- the LOC107634377 gene encoding ras-related protein Rab5-like isoform X2: MARTGNKRLQAKLVLLGDMGAGKTSLVLRFVKGQFSEYQESTIGAAFFTQVLSLNEATVKFDIWDTAGQERYHSLAPMYYRGAAASIVVYDITSMESFARAKKWVQQVQRHANPSLIMFLVANKADLGAERKVANEEGEEYAKENGLSFLETSAKTAQNVNELFYEIAKRLAKANPSRQTGIKLHSIPQETRRRSLFCCV; the protein is encoded by the exons ATGGCAAGGACTGGAAACAAGCGTTTACAAGCCAAACTG GTACTTCTTGGGGACATGGGAGCAGGGAAGACAAGTTTGGTTCTTAGATTTGTGAAAGGCCAATTTTCTGAGTACCAG GAATCAACAATTGGGGCAGCGTTCTTCACTCAGGTTTTGTCTTTGAACGAAGCCACTGTCAAATTTGACATATGGGACACAGCAGGGCAGGAACGTTACCATAGTTTGGCCCCTATGTACTATCGTGGTGCTGCTGCTTCCATTGTTGTCTATGACATTACAAGCATG GAATCTTTTGCGCGAGCAAAGAAGTGGGTTCAACAAGTGCAACGACATG CAAATCCGAGTTTGATAATGTTTTTGGTGGCTAACAAGGCTGATTTGGGAGCGGAGAGAAAGGTTGCAAATGAG GAGGGTGAAGAATATGCGAAAGAAAATGGATTGTCTTTTCTTGAAACTTCAGCAAAAACTGCACAGAATGTGAACGAGCTCTTCTATGAAATAG CAAAAAGATTGGCAAAAGCAAACCCTTCACGCCAAACCGGAATCAAGCTGCATAGCATACCTCAAGAAACCAGAAGAAGAAGCTTGTTTTGCTGTGTTTAG
- the LOC107632945 gene encoding protein ENL-like, producing MRGTSKVIMGATLVMVVILAVVLALILVLLAELYCSLLLRRRHHRKTDSNAIPIAATQTTTTTDNAASASHPQHHLPPPPPPPPPAPHFRSIYAQGVLQAPSSFLLPAVVVGCDDQDIVGPKKLHSVLQIQTQEPNASPPQVGALSSSSSFISKPPQKANQEDPLEGGEHHLVYISNPIYETSGADTPFETPESSPSHLERNGTGSSEEDEEAAPPYTPPLTPMKKLPPAEAGSASVSLSLRDARSLDTSGSDSRSINNDPSSSSSASPCTSPSW from the coding sequence ATGAGGGGTACATCCAAAGTGATAATGGGTGCAACCTTGGTTATGGTTGTTATCCTCGCCGTTGTGCTTGCCCTTATACTTGTCCTCCTTGCTGAGCTCTATTGTTCTCTCTTACTCCGCCGACGCCACCACAGAAAAACCGACTCCAACGCCATCCCCATCGCCGCCACCcaaacaaccaccaccacagaCAATGCTGCTTCAGCTTCACACCCACAACACCATCTTCCTCCACCACCTCCGCCTCCGCCTCCAGCTCCTCATTTCAGGAGCATTTATGCTCAGGGAGTTCTCCAAGCCCCAAGTAGCTTCCTTTTACCCGCAGTTGTTGTTGGTTGCGATGATCAAGACATAGTTGGACCAAAGAAGCTTCATTCTGTGCTTCAAATCCAAACCCAAGAACCCAATGCGAGCCCTCCTCAAGTTGGAGCtctctcttcatcttcttcattcaTATCGAAACCACCACAAAAGGCAAACCAAGAAGACCCACTTGAAGGTGGGGAACACCACCTTGTGTACATTTCAAATCCCATTTATGAGACAAGCGGGGCAGATACCCCATTTGAGACACCAGAGAGCTCACCGTCGCATTTAGAGAGAAATGGAACCGGTTCTTCTGAGGAAGACGAAGAAGCAGCtcctccatatacaccaccttTGACCCCAATGAAGAAGCTCCCTCCTGCTGAGGCTGGGTCTGCTTCTGTATCTCTATCTCTGAGAGATGCAAGGTCATTGGACACTTCAGGCAGCGATTCTCGCAGCATCAACAATGATCCCTCTTCGTCATCCTCCGCTTCCCCTTGCACTTCCCCATCTTGGTAA